Proteins co-encoded in one Oncorhynchus keta strain PuntledgeMale-10-30-2019 chromosome 36, Oket_V2, whole genome shotgun sequence genomic window:
- the epcam gene encoding epithelial cell adhesion molecule has protein sequence MKIWIALLLATFAVGASAQCTCESFKWATCDGTPCQCGVLVGTGEMQNLNCSNLVPKCFLMKAEMYRARKGLSTRTGGKPVKTAFVDNDGIYDPDCETTGAFRAKQCNNTKECWCVNSAGVRRTDKGDESLRCEKLVETYWVRLELKHKPVNNAVDAAKLQAAIATAIQNRYSFDKTFVKGVEYDPEARLIVVDVKKEKGDRKADLSRMAYYMEKDVKVLPLFKDQAKFEPSVDGQKLEMEDILVYYVDEEGPTFTMKRLTGGVIAVIVVVILAVAAGLLVLYLRRRRERGYSKAEPREMEAM, from the exons ATGAAGATTTGGATTGCACTTCTTCTTGCGACTTTCGCAGTGGGTGCATCAGCTCAAT GCACATGTGAGAGTTTTAAGTGGGCTACATGTGATGGCACCCCTTGTCAGTGTGGCGTTCTGGTGGGAACTGGTGAGATGCAGAACCTGAACTGCTCTAACT TGGTCCCCAAATGCTTCCTGATGAAGGCAGAGATGTACCGTGCGAGGAAAGGCCTGTCCACTCGTACCGGAGGAAAGCCAGTCAAGACCGCCTTTGTGGACAACGATGGCATCTACGACCCAGACTGTGAGACCACTGGTGCCTTCCGGGCCAAGCAGTGCAATAACACTAAGGAGTGTTGGTGTGTCAACAGTGCTGGCGTGCGCAGAACCGACAAGGGAGACGAGAGCCTTCGGTGTGAGAAGTTGGTGGAGACCTA TTGGGTTCGCCTGGAGCTCAAGCACAAGCCAGTGAACAACGCTGTGGATGCTGCTAAGTTGCAGGC TGCCATAGCAACTGCCATCCAGAACCGTTACAGCTTTGACAAGACCTTTGTGAAGGGGGTGGAGTACGACCCTGAGGCTCGCCTGATCGTTGTCGATGTCAAGAAGGAGAAGGGAGACCGCAAGGCCGACCTGTCTCGTATGGCTTACTACATGGAGAAAGAC GTTAAGGTGCTGCCACTGTTCAAGGACCAGGCTAAGTTTGAACCCAGTGTGGACGGTCAGAAGCTGGAGATGGAGGATATCTTGGTGTACTATGTAGACGAGGAGGGCCCCACCTTCACCATGAAGAGGCTGACCGGGGGAGTCATCGCCGTCATCGTGGTGGTCATCCTGGCCGTGGCCGCCGGACTGCTGGTCCTCTACCTTAGGAGGAGGCGAGAGCGGGGGTACAGCAAAGCAGAG CCCAGAGAGATGGAGGCCATGTAG